A single region of the Triplophysa dalaica isolate WHDGS20190420 chromosome 15, ASM1584641v1, whole genome shotgun sequence genome encodes:
- the ptpreb gene encoding protein tyrosine phosphatase receptor type Eb produces the protein MMVLFLVSAAFITNSSSHGNLTTESPASQGSHVLASGLITSVLLIIFLLFVAYVLRLREQRKDLVASVDKKSPNGFLEDQEQTVVLLPRSPSPSKRYFPIPLDSLEEEFRLRLADDGKLFREEFNSLPCGFGCGTFEEASREENREKNRYPNILPYDHSRVLLSHIDGYMGSDYINASYIDGHREKSKFIAAQGPKPETVGDFWRMVWEQKSATIVMLTNTRERKEEKCYQYWPEQGCRIYGCVRVTTEDVTVLVDYTIRKFCLQHHAADGYRPPRLVTQLHFTSWPDFGVPLSPIGMLKFLKKVKSVNPAHAGPIIVHCSAGVGRTGTFVMIDAMMDMMHAEGRVDVFGFVSRIRKQRCQLIQTDMQYSFIYQALLEHYLYGDTELDVASLEGHLHKLHNTHAHMDRVGLEEEFRKLTNVRIMKENMRTGNLPANMRKNRVLQIIPYDFNRVILSMKRGQEFTDYINASFIDGYRQKDYFIATQAPLAHTVQDFWRMVWEWKCHSIVMLTELKEREQEKCVRYWPAEGSVSFGEYVLELKRDVLCETFSIRDMLLSYAPEKQTRLIRQFHFHGWPEIGIPADGKGMIDIIAAVQKQQQQSGNNPIVVHCSAGAGRTGTFIALSNILERVKAEGLLDVFQTVKSLRTQRPHMVQTVEQYDFCYRVVQDFVDIYSDYANFK, from the exons ATGATGGTCCTGTTTCTAGTTTCAGCAGCTTTCATTACAAACAGTTCCTCTCATGGAAATCTGACCACAG AGTCTCCAGCTTCTCAGGGCTCACATGTCTTAGCCTCAGGACTCATCACCTCTGTCCTCCTCATCATCTTTCTTCTCTTCGTCGCCTACGTTCTGAG GCTTAGAGAACAAAGGAAGGACCTTGTCGCCTCAGTTGACAAGAAGTCGCCAAATGGCTTTTTGGAAGATCAAG AACAAACGGTGGTACTTCTCCCCAGATCACCTTCTCCATCGAAGCGTTATTTCCCCATCCCGCTTGACTCCCTGGAGGAAGAGTTTCGTCTACGCTTGGCAGACGATGGCAAACTCTTCAGAGAGGAATTTAAC TCTTTGCCTTGCGGTTTTGGCTGTGGAACCTTTGAAGAGGCAAGCAGAGAGGAGAACAGAGAAAAGAACAGATATCCCAATATTCTGCCCT ATGATCACTCCAGAGTGCTGCTGTCACACATAGATGGATATATGGGCTCAGATTATATAAATGCTTCCTACATAGAT GGTCACAGAGAAAAGAGCAAATTTATTGCAGCTCAAG GTCCGAAACCAGAGACAGTGGGGGATTTTTGGAGGATGGTTTGGGAACAGAAATCTGCTACTATAGTCATGTTGACCAacacaagagagagaaaagag GAAAAGTGCTATCAGTACTGGCCTGAGCAGGGCTGCAGGATCTACGGCTGTGTGAGGGTGACAACGGAAGATGTCACAGTGCTGGTGGACTACACAATCCGGAAGTTCTGTTTACAGCAT CACGCTGCTGATggctacaggcctccgagactGGTTACTCAGCTGCATTTCACCAGTTGGCCTGATTTTGGTGTTCCACTGTCACCTATTGGCATGCTCAAGTTTCTCAAGAAAGTTAAGAGTGTGAACCCGGCCCATGCTGGACCCATCATAGTGCACTGCAG TGCTGGAGTTGGCAGGACTGGGACGTTTGTCATGATTGATGCCATGATGGATATGATGCACGCTGAAGGAAGGGTGGATGTCTTTGGCTTTGTGTCTAGAATAAGAAAGCAGCGATGTCAGCTCATTCAGACCGAT ATgcagtattcatttatttaccagGCACTTTTGGAGCATTATCTTTATGGCGACACGGAGTTAGACGTCGCATCGCTTGAGGGCCACCTACACaaactacacaacacacacgctcacatgGACCGTGTTGGTCTGGAGGAGGAATTCAGA AAGCTGACCAATGTCCGCATTATGAAGGAGAACATGAGAACCGGAAATCTGCCTGCCAACATGAGGAAAAATAGAGTTTTACAGATTATCCCAT ATGATTTCAACAGGGTAATATTATCCATGAAAAGAGGACAGGAATTTACAGACTACATTAATGCGTCTTTTATAGAT GGTTACAGGCAGAAGGATTACTTCATAGCAACTCAGGCACCTTTGGCTCATACAGTGCAGGACTTCTGGCGTATGGTGTGGGAGTGGAAGTGCCACTCTATTGTCATGCTGACTGAGCTAAAGGAGAGAGAGCAG GAAAAATGTGTACGTTACTGGCCAGCAGAGGGCAGTGTATCATTTGGAGAGTATGTGCTGGAGCTGAAAAGAGATGTGCTGTGTGAGACTTTCAGCATCCGAGACATGCTGCTGTCTTATGCACCA GAGAAACAGACTCGTCTCATCAGACAATTCCACTTCCATGGCTGGCCAGAGATTGGAATTCCAGCCGATGGAAAGGGAATGATTGACATTATTGCTGCAGTGCAAAAGCAACAGCAGCAATCTGGAAATAACCCTATAGTGGTGCATTGCAG TGCTGGCGCTGGTCGGACCGGAACCTTCATCGCCCTCAGCAACATTCTGGAGCGAGTCAAAGCCGAAGGTTTACTGGATGTATTTCAGACTGTGAAGAGTTTACGCACTCAGAGGCCACATATGGTCCAAACTGTG GAACAGTATGACTTCTGCTACAGAGTGGTTCAAGATTTCGTCGACATCTACTCTGACTATGCTAATTTCAAATGA